The Manihot esculenta cultivar AM560-2 chromosome 1, M.esculenta_v8, whole genome shotgun sequence genome has a window encoding:
- the LOC110626466 gene encoding uncharacterized protein LOC110626466, which translates to MLSSSCSQSLLRRGPTLPPSVSRLRVINRPGNSPLLTRNAQIFDSHSKFSKNKWKISCFRHEDFSPVNPKSDGVEHCLPEKLVKKPELENPTDVKKNWISSLREAADFVYRAIGSRWTVPWTAETILQVMLLWVVSFWFIGSWVIPFAAHMAGFNKESLTFRGQALFSLVTDVTEGLAGIAILHRCLSRFCPLPSDWFRFSLKGNWLLDVALGCFMFPLVNRLSQFNLSLLPILPSTPVTLSSVEQSIAARDPVAMTLYAIVVSVCAPVWEEIVFRGFLLPSLTRYMPVWCAILVSSVAFALAHFNVQRMLPLIFLGVVMGVIFTRSRNLMPSMLLHSLWNGFVFLDLMR; encoded by the exons ATGTTGAGCTCTTCTTGCTCTCAATCTCTATTACGGCGTGGCCCAACTCTCCCCCCATCCGTTTCCAGACTCAGGGTTATTAACAGACCCGGGAATTCTCCCCTTTTGACTAGGAACGCTCAGATCTTCGATTCCCATTCAAAGTTCTCCAAAAAT AAATGGAAAATTTCATGTTTTAGACATGAGGACTTTTCTCCTGTAAATCCCAAGTCTGATGGTGTTGAACACTGCCTGCCTGAGAAGCTGGTGAAGAAGCCCGAACTCGAAAATCCCACTGATGTTAAAAAGAATTGGATATCAAGTCTTCGAGAG GCTGCAGATTTTGTGTATAGGGCAATTGGGAGCAGATGGACTGTGCCCTGGACAGCAGAGACCATATTGCAG GTTATGCTTCTGTGGGTTGTCTCATTCTGGTTTATAGGATCTTGGGTGATTCCTTTTGCAGCCCACATGGCAGGTTTCAACAAGGAATCCCTGACATTTAGAGGACAAGCCTTGTTCAGCCTTGTGACTGATGTAACTGAAGGCCTTGCTGGAATTGCTATTCTCCATCGCTGTTTGTCTCGATTTTGTCCCCTTCCATCTGATTGGTTTAGGTTTAGCCTGAAAGGTAACTGGCTATTGGACGTTGCTCTTGGATGTTTCATGTTTCCCTTGGTCAACCGCCTCTCTCAGTTCAATCTTAGCTTATTGCCCATTCTACCTTCTACACCTGTTACTCTCTCCAGCGTTGAGCAGTCAATTGCAGCAAGAGATCCAGTGGCAATGACTTTGTATGCGATAGTAGTTTCAGTGTGTGCCCCTGTGTGGGAGGAGATTGTCTTTCGGGGTTTCCTCCTTCCTTCCTTAACAAGATACATGCCCGTGTGGTGTGCAATCCTGGTTAGCTCAGTTGCCTTTGCTCTAGCACATTTCAATGTACAGAGAATGCTTCCGCTTATTTTTCTGGGAGTGGTGATGGGTGTCATTTTTACAAGGTCGAGGAATTTAATGCCATCTATGCTTTTGCATAGCCTTTGGAATGGTTTTGTGTTCTTAGATTTAATGAGATGA